Proteins found in one Nocardia brasiliensis ATCC 700358 genomic segment:
- a CDS encoding VOC family protein, whose amino-acid sequence MADSSGMQVGMFSFDCRDAAALAEFWAAVLQRTVDPGATTEFATIGFDGGGPTWMFHRPDGEPAAGPNRLMLDLGGEPDWAEQADRIEALGAERISDNDLDGVRWVVFHDPEGNTFRIFAPRPV is encoded by the coding sequence ATGGCTGATTCGAGCGGCATGCAGGTCGGGATGTTTTCCTTCGACTGCCGCGACGCGGCGGCGCTTGCCGAGTTCTGGGCGGCGGTGCTGCAGCGCACCGTCGATCCCGGTGCGACAACGGAATTCGCGACCATCGGATTCGACGGCGGCGGACCGACGTGGATGTTCCACCGACCCGACGGCGAGCCGGCCGCCGGCCCCAACCGGCTTATGCTGGATCTCGGCGGGGAACCGGACTGGGCCGAACAGGCCGACCGCATCGAGGCTCTCGGCGCCGAAAGGATCAGCGACAACGATCTCGATGGGGTCCGCTGGGTCGTCTTCCATGATCCGGAGGGCAACACGTTCCGTATCTTCGCCCCTCGTCCCGTCTGA
- a CDS encoding alpha/beta fold hydrolase: protein MATYVLQTPGADITYDVFGPLPTTDRRPPLFLIAQPMDASGFRALREQFPERTVITYDPRGLGRSVRKDGRVEHEPDEQAGDVHAVIEVLGAGPVEMFASSGGGVTALALVAAYPGDVTVLVVHEPPLLTLLPDAEAAARARQAMHDIYLAEGFGAGMAAFITMTSWEGEYTDDYFAQSPPDPAMFGIPAQDDGSRDDPLLSDRAWAVSDYRPDLAALTAAPTRVVIAVGEESANTCTGRAAIATAEMLGQQATVFPSHHGGFMDGEFGYAGKPEAFAATLREVLDN, encoded by the coding sequence ATGGCTACATATGTCCTGCAGACCCCCGGTGCGGATATCACCTACGACGTGTTCGGTCCGCTGCCCACCACGGACAGGCGACCACCGCTGTTCCTGATCGCGCAGCCGATGGACGCCAGCGGCTTTCGGGCACTGCGGGAGCAGTTCCCCGAACGCACCGTGATCACCTACGACCCACGCGGGCTCGGCCGCAGCGTCCGCAAGGACGGCAGGGTCGAGCACGAACCGGACGAACAGGCAGGCGACGTGCACGCGGTGATCGAAGTGCTGGGCGCAGGCCCGGTCGAGATGTTCGCCAGCAGTGGCGGCGGGGTCACGGCGTTGGCGCTTGTCGCGGCCTATCCGGGCGACGTGACGGTTTTGGTGGTGCACGAGCCCCCGTTGCTCACCCTGCTGCCCGATGCCGAAGCGGCGGCACGCGCCAGGCAAGCCATGCACGACATCTATCTGGCCGAAGGATTCGGTGCGGGCATGGCGGCTTTCATCACGATGACGTCGTGGGAAGGTGAGTACACCGACGACTACTTCGCCCAGTCCCCGCCGGACCCGGCCATGTTCGGGATACCCGCGCAGGACGACGGTTCTCGCGACGACCCGCTGCTGTCGGACCGGGCCTGGGCGGTGAGTGACTACCGCCCCGACCTCGCGGCGCTGACCGCCGCCCCGACCCGCGTCGTGATCGCCGTCGGCGAGGAATCCGCGAACACCTGCACCGGCCGCGCCGCCATCGCCACAGCTGAAATGCTCGGCCAACAGGCGACAGTATTCCCCAGCCATCACGGCGGCTTCATGGACGGTGAATTCGGCTACGCGGGCAAACCGGAGGCGTTCGCGGCGACCCTGCGCGAGGTGCTCGACAACTGA
- a CDS encoding MFS transporter, translated as MTAVPDRSPLRVYLASRALALTGGSVAEAVLPLIVVLTLGGGSTAVGAVTAATLVVSLATRIPISAWVDTQPHQIRLQVFSQISAAATAVLIPLLWWVDVLSIPTLLAAVVVIVLAKTLVSSLGHTTVNQLVPAARRVRAVGALNSLSSAADIAGQSGGPALLKLLPAPVILLVDAGMNLASAALVWRLRGFESPDRPNDQAQPVNEAPDPASVTATSVVSIARAVSAQKPVQLLWLSGVVGSLIVPVTLVFLIRELGIDPALVGVLYAFGALGGISGGLIAHRILAYLGMWPLIAVSSALSAAAGGCLLSAPHHQWGVYPLVIGFEFFSAFAGTLLVAAVYGTLQTRTEHTQIARVMSVASTGMEGLALVGIGGGILTTTLWSERATIVTASAGYLALTLIALVPALRKRQAT; from the coding sequence ATGACTGCTGTCCCTGATCGGTCGCCGCTGCGGGTGTACCTCGCCTCACGAGCACTCGCCCTGACCGGCGGTTCAGTCGCCGAAGCTGTTCTGCCGCTGATCGTGGTGCTCACCCTCGGTGGGGGGAGCACTGCGGTCGGTGCGGTCACTGCCGCGACGCTTGTGGTCAGCTTGGCAACCCGTATACCGATTTCAGCGTGGGTCGACACCCAGCCCCACCAGATCCGACTGCAGGTGTTCAGCCAGATCAGCGCCGCCGCGACGGCGGTGCTGATTCCGTTGTTGTGGTGGGTCGATGTGCTGTCGATTCCCACTCTGCTGGCCGCGGTTGTGGTGATCGTCCTGGCGAAAACCCTGGTGTCGAGCCTGGGGCACACCACGGTAAATCAGCTCGTACCCGCCGCCCGTAGAGTTCGGGCCGTGGGAGCCCTGAACAGCTTGTCCAGTGCCGCCGACATCGCCGGTCAATCCGGCGGTCCAGCATTGCTGAAGCTATTGCCCGCTCCCGTGATCCTGCTGGTCGACGCTGGTATGAACCTCGCCTCGGCCGCGCTCGTATGGCGGTTGCGCGGATTCGAATCTCCCGATCGGCCGAACGATCAGGCGCAGCCCGTCAATGAAGCACCCGATCCCGCGTCGGTCACGGCCACGTCGGTGGTTTCGATCGCGCGCGCAGTGTCGGCGCAGAAGCCGGTCCAATTGCTCTGGCTATCCGGCGTCGTCGGAAGTCTGATCGTGCCAGTGACTTTGGTGTTTCTGATCCGAGAACTCGGGATAGATCCTGCCCTGGTAGGTGTGCTCTATGCGTTCGGTGCACTCGGCGGCATCAGCGGTGGGCTTATCGCACACCGAATCCTGGCCTACCTCGGTATGTGGCCTTTGATCGCGGTCTCGAGTGCTCTCTCCGCTGCCGCCGGCGGGTGCCTGCTTTCGGCACCGCACCATCAATGGGGGGTCTATCCACTGGTGATCGGGTTCGAGTTCTTTTCCGCGTTCGCCGGAACTCTGCTCGTCGCCGCTGTATACGGCACTCTCCAGACCCGCACCGAGCACACACAGATCGCCCGGGTGATGTCTGTTGCCAGCACCGGCATGGAGGGCTTGGCTCTGGTGGGTATCGGAGGCGGAATCCTCACCACCACCTTATGGTCCGAACGTGCAACGATAGTTACCGCGAGCGCCGGTTATCTCGCCTTGACTTTGATCGCGCTGGTGCCTGCCCTGCGTAAACGTCAAGCCACCTGA
- a CDS encoding transketolase-like TK C-terminal-containing protein, with protein MTEVTEPEYKRGAAGLDALSEIERRTLWLAVSMIHHANRVRPNPSGLKVGGHQASCASMTTIMTSLWFTALRSGDRVSVKPHASPVLHAINYLLGELDESYLTTLRQFGGLQSYPSRSKDPDPVDYSTGSVGIGATAPIWGAIARRYLNDALGADTGTGRQYSLVGDAELDEGAVWEAVVDPGNADLGEIVWIVDLNRQSLDRVVPNIAAGRLEAMFAAAGWQVLTVKFGRLLESLFARPGGAALRARILDMPNPEYQRLLRCDADELRRRLPGSGPDHAQLTELIAGLDDSTLLAAIRNLGGHDMQALIEAYAQIDDTRPTVIIAYTIKGYGLPTQGHPQNHSSLLSVAEYESLAAELGRDPQHPWARLNDDSAAGRLCAETALRLRREPVHSVEVPEVPKDFGHTPKSIATTQAALGRTLLDLSRAAPEMARRVITVSPDVSSTTNLAGWINKVGVWSSAERHDWFADDAETLVRWREQPTGRHMELGIAETNLVGLIGELGATWSRWGQPLFPIGVLYDPFVERALEPWTYGIYAGGQSILIGTPSGVTLAAEGGAHQSITTPSIGIETPGLICYEPAFAIDVEWTLLASIARLGRPDGTSAYLRLSTRPVEQRLAEVPADPAARERRRKQVVAGGYPLRRRADAVVTIVAMGAVVTEAVAAADRLESGGVVADIVCVTSPGLLFEASQARQGRGHGDSWILDQLFPPSRATPMVTVLDGHPHTMSFLSGINRVHHIDLGVTRYGQVGSLEEVYRYHGLDADSIVAAALDVLGAAG; from the coding sequence ATGACCGAGGTCACCGAGCCGGAATACAAGCGCGGCGCCGCCGGGTTGGACGCCCTATCGGAGATCGAGCGTCGCACGTTGTGGCTGGCGGTTTCGATGATTCATCACGCCAACCGGGTTCGGCCGAATCCGTCGGGGTTGAAGGTGGGCGGGCATCAGGCCTCGTGCGCGTCGATGACCACCATCATGACTTCGCTGTGGTTCACCGCTTTGCGCTCCGGTGACCGGGTTTCGGTCAAACCGCATGCGTCGCCGGTGCTGCACGCCATCAACTATCTGCTGGGGGAGTTGGACGAGTCGTACCTGACCACGTTGCGTCAATTCGGTGGCCTGCAGTCCTATCCCAGCCGGTCCAAGGACCCTGATCCGGTCGACTATTCGACCGGATCGGTCGGGATCGGGGCGACCGCGCCGATCTGGGGTGCGATCGCGCGGCGCTATCTCAACGACGCGCTGGGTGCCGATACCGGTACCGGTCGGCAGTATTCGCTGGTCGGTGATGCGGAGTTGGACGAGGGGGCGGTGTGGGAGGCCGTCGTCGATCCCGGTAACGCCGATCTCGGTGAGATCGTGTGGATCGTCGATCTGAACCGTCAGTCCCTGGACCGGGTGGTGCCCAATATCGCTGCCGGTCGGCTGGAGGCGATGTTCGCCGCCGCGGGCTGGCAGGTGCTCACGGTGAAGTTCGGGCGTCTGCTGGAATCGTTGTTCGCTCGGCCGGGTGGCGCCGCGCTGCGCGCCCGGATCCTCGACATGCCCAACCCTGAGTACCAGCGTCTGCTGCGCTGCGACGCCGACGAACTACGGCGCAGGCTGCCGGGCAGCGGACCTGACCATGCGCAATTGACGGAATTGATTGCAGGTCTGGATGATTCGACACTCTTGGCGGCGATCCGCAATCTAGGTGGGCACGATATGCAGGCCTTGATCGAGGCCTACGCCCAGATCGACGACACCCGTCCGACGGTGATCATCGCCTACACCATCAAAGGCTATGGGCTGCCGACACAAGGACATCCGCAGAACCATTCGTCGCTGCTGTCGGTGGCCGAGTACGAATCGCTCGCCGCCGAACTCGGCCGCGATCCACAGCACCCGTGGGCGCGGCTCAACGACGACAGCGCGGCCGGACGATTATGCGCGGAGACCGCGCTGCGGTTGCGTCGCGAACCGGTGCATTCGGTCGAAGTACCCGAGGTACCAAAGGATTTCGGCCATACACCGAAAAGTATCGCGACCACGCAGGCGGCGCTGGGGCGGACTCTGCTGGACCTGAGCCGGGCGGCGCCGGAGATGGCGCGGCGGGTGATCACCGTGAGTCCCGACGTCAGCTCCACCACCAATCTGGCGGGCTGGATCAACAAGGTCGGTGTGTGGTCGAGCGCCGAACGGCACGACTGGTTCGCCGACGACGCCGAAACGCTCGTGCGGTGGCGTGAGCAACCCACCGGTCGGCACATGGAACTCGGTATCGCCGAAACGAATCTGGTCGGGCTGATCGGCGAACTCGGCGCGACCTGGAGCCGGTGGGGCCAACCCCTGTTCCCGATCGGTGTGCTCTACGACCCGTTCGTCGAACGCGCGCTCGAACCCTGGACCTACGGCATCTACGCCGGCGGGCAGTCGATCCTGATCGGGACGCCGTCCGGTGTCACCCTCGCCGCCGAAGGTGGTGCCCACCAATCGATTACGACGCCCTCGATCGGTATCGAGACGCCGGGCCTGATCTGTTACGAACCCGCGTTCGCCATCGACGTGGAATGGACGCTGCTGGCCAGTATCGCCCGGCTCGGGCGACCGGACGGGACCTCGGCGTATCTGCGGCTGTCGACCCGGCCGGTCGAACAGCGCCTCGCCGAGGTGCCCGCCGACCCTGCCGCGCGGGAGCGTCGTCGCAAACAGGTGGTGGCAGGCGGATATCCGCTGCGCCGGCGCGCGGACGCGGTCGTCACGATCGTCGCGATGGGCGCCGTGGTGACCGAGGCGGTGGCCGCGGCCGACCGGCTCGAATCGGGCGGGGTTGTCGCCGACATCGTGTGCGTCACCAGTCCCGGGCTGCTCTTCGAGGCATCGCAGGCCAGGCAAGGCCGCGGCCACGGGGACAGCTGGATCCTGGATCAGCTGTTCCCGCCCAGCCGGGCCACGCCGATGGTGACCGTGCTGGACGGCCACCCGCACACCATGTCTTTCCTGTCCGGGATCAATCGGGTGCATCACATCGATCTCGGCGTGACGCGTTACGGGCAAGTCGGATCGCTCGAGGAGGTGTACCGCTACCACGGGTTGGACGCCGACAGCATTGTCGCCGCCGCCCTCGACGTGCTCGGCGCGGCCGGTTGA
- a CDS encoding cytochrome P450: protein MTSKTPLHLVHAARERYSPGPALAERAHTDGLTRTDTPFGGPAWLVTRHEDVRAVLGDAARFSSATADRRANPPAAQSDTDSAGKQFASAASFLVGQDPPEHTRLRRLLTPEFTMRRMRELAPRVRAVVSEVLDAMQDAGSPVDLVERFALPVPSLVICELLGVPYADREMFQHLTAVQLRVTAAQDERTDAFLALRSYMGDLVDRHRSAPGADLIGMLIREHDDDITHDELVGVALVLLIAGHETTANTLGAGTALLLEHPEQLAAVRDEPHQVDGAVEELLRFFTPVHTGLARTVTTDTVIGGQQMKTGDLVVVSLPMANRDPRLVTAPDDFDIARKPAPHVAFGHGIHHCVGAPLARMELRIALPALLQRFPGLRLDLDPADIQFRTMTAVHGVERLPVAW, encoded by the coding sequence ATGACGTCGAAGACGCCGCTGCACCTCGTTCACGCCGCTCGGGAGCGGTACAGCCCGGGGCCCGCTCTGGCCGAGCGAGCGCACACAGACGGCCTCACCAGAACGGACACGCCCTTCGGTGGACCGGCTTGGCTGGTCACCCGCCACGAGGACGTGCGCGCCGTACTCGGTGACGCCGCCCGGTTCAGCAGCGCGACTGCCGACCGTCGCGCGAATCCTCCCGCCGCGCAATCCGATACCGACTCGGCAGGCAAGCAGTTCGCCAGTGCGGCATCGTTTCTGGTCGGCCAGGATCCACCCGAACACACCCGCCTGCGCCGACTGCTCACCCCCGAATTCACGATGCGCCGTATGCGTGAGCTGGCGCCTCGGGTGCGGGCCGTTGTCAGCGAGGTCCTCGACGCGATGCAGGACGCGGGCTCGCCGGTCGACCTCGTCGAGCGCTTCGCACTGCCCGTCCCCTCCCTGGTCATCTGCGAACTCCTCGGCGTCCCCTATGCCGACCGGGAGATGTTCCAACATCTGACGGCGGTGCAGCTTCGGGTCACGGCCGCGCAAGACGAGCGGACCGACGCCTTCCTCGCGCTGCGTTCTTATATGGGCGATCTCGTCGACCGGCATCGCAGTGCTCCGGGTGCTGATCTGATCGGGATGCTCATTCGCGAACACGATGACGACATCACCCACGACGAACTGGTCGGCGTCGCCCTCGTCCTGCTGATCGCGGGGCATGAGACGACCGCCAACACCCTCGGTGCGGGCACCGCTCTGCTTCTCGAACACCCCGAACAACTCGCTGCGGTCCGCGACGAGCCACATCAGGTCGACGGTGCGGTCGAGGAACTGCTCCGCTTTTTCACCCCGGTCCACACCGGCCTGGCCCGGACCGTCACGACGGACACCGTCATCGGTGGACAGCAGATGAAAACCGGTGACCTGGTGGTTGTTTCGCTCCCCATGGCCAACCGTGACCCGCGCCTGGTCACCGCACCGGACGATTTCGACATCGCCCGCAAGCCGGCCCCGCACGTCGCATTCGGCCATGGCATCCACCACTGCGTCGGCGCTCCCCTGGCCAGGATGGAACTACGGATCGCACTCCCGGCCCTGTTGCAACGCTTCCCCGGACTCCGGCTCGATCTCGATCCGGCAGACATCCAGTTCCGCACCATGACCGCCGTGCACGGCGTCGAAAGGTTGCCTGTCGCTTGGTGA
- a CDS encoding TetR/AcrR family transcriptional regulator: protein MPNKGDRGGSKTRARIAEVAQELFVGRGFDNVTIADVAAAAGVSKVTVFAHFERKEDLLFDRLPDVVEIVRNAIRGRVDTIDAVEALRRAAVALGEERHVLSGLAGDIEPMMRTVTASPALIARLRAFASEIETALTAELDQDPAFSGDSALAAALLVAAYRTVAVDTVRRRLAGDDLAHLTATHRQRLNQAFDAVEHGISGGHPAI from the coding sequence ATGCCGAATAAGGGGGACCGCGGCGGGTCGAAGACGCGAGCGCGCATCGCCGAGGTCGCGCAGGAACTGTTCGTGGGACGCGGCTTCGACAACGTCACGATCGCCGATGTCGCCGCGGCGGCGGGCGTGTCCAAGGTGACGGTGTTCGCGCATTTCGAACGGAAGGAAGATCTTTTGTTCGACCGTCTCCCGGACGTTGTCGAGATCGTCCGCAACGCGATCCGCGGGCGCGTCGACACCATCGACGCGGTCGAGGCGCTGCGCCGGGCCGCCGTCGCGCTCGGTGAGGAGCGGCACGTGCTCTCGGGGCTGGCCGGGGACATCGAACCGATGATGCGGACCGTCACGGCCTCGCCCGCCCTGATCGCGCGGCTGCGCGCCTTCGCGTCCGAGATCGAGACAGCGCTGACCGCCGAGCTCGACCAAGACCCCGCGTTCTCCGGGGACAGCGCGCTCGCGGCAGCCCTGCTCGTCGCCGCGTACCGGACAGTCGCCGTCGACACGGTGCGCCGCCGGCTCGCCGGAGACGATCTCGCCCACCTCACCGCAACGCACCGTCAGCGCTTGAACCAGGCTTTCGACGCGGTCGAGCACGGCATCTCAGGCGGTCATCCCGCGATCTGA
- a CDS encoding alpha/beta hydrolase codes for MRRVVFSVGRGKVPGWRRRAGVILAAAVLVSGIGATATAAPVHGPVLRAPAGGYQELLVPSSMGPIKVQVQWASRGGSSALYFLDGLRAPADHSQWTSDTDALRQFAGDNVTLVFPVGGHSSFYTDWYRPSSTNSQPTTYRWETFLTRELPDFLAGYGVSRTNNAIVGASMGGNAALTLAGHHRDQFKFAGSFSGFVHPTFPMWNEAMRAAMLDEGRFNVDDMWGPAGTPAWFRNDATVQAELLRGLPIYVSTGNGLPGPLDAPNAITDTINGVALEAMTVAATRIFRDRLATLNIPARIDITDGTHTWPYWQNSLATARPAILDALNAH; via the coding sequence ATGCGCAGAGTGGTGTTTTCGGTGGGTCGGGGGAAGGTGCCGGGTTGGCGCCGACGGGCCGGCGTTATCTTGGCCGCGGCTGTACTCGTGTCGGGGATCGGTGCGACGGCGACAGCCGCACCGGTGCACGGACCAGTGCTCCGTGCACCCGCAGGCGGCTATCAAGAGCTGCTCGTGCCGTCCAGCATGGGCCCCATCAAGGTGCAGGTGCAGTGGGCGTCGCGCGGCGGCAGCTCCGCGCTGTACTTCCTCGACGGCCTCCGCGCACCGGCAGATCACAGCCAGTGGACCTCGGACACCGACGCCCTGCGCCAATTCGCCGGCGACAACGTCACGTTGGTGTTCCCGGTCGGCGGCCATTCGAGCTTCTACACCGACTGGTACCGGCCGAGCAGCACCAACAGCCAGCCGACCACCTACCGCTGGGAGACCTTCCTCACCAGGGAACTGCCCGATTTCCTTGCGGGCTACGGTGTTTCGCGAACCAACAATGCGATCGTCGGTGCCTCCATGGGCGGCAACGCCGCCCTCACCCTGGCCGGCCACCACCGCGACCAATTCAAATTCGCCGGCTCTTTCTCCGGTTTCGTGCATCCCACCTTCCCGATGTGGAACGAGGCGATGCGCGCCGCCATGCTCGACGAGGGCCGCTTCAACGTGGACGACATGTGGGGTCCCGCAGGCACTCCCGCCTGGTTTCGCAACGACGCCACCGTCCAGGCCGAACTACTGCGCGGCCTCCCGATCTACGTCTCCACCGGCAACGGCCTCCCCGGTCCTCTCGACGCCCCCAACGCCATCACCGACACCATCAACGGCGTGGCCCTCGAAGCCATGACCGTCGCCGCGACCCGAATCTTCCGAGACCGCCTGGCCACCCTGAACATCCCTGCCCGCATCGACATCACCGACGGCACCCACACCTGGCCCTACTGGCAGAACTCCCTGGCCACCGCCCGTCCCGCCATCCTCGACGCGCTGAACGCGCACTAG
- a CDS encoding nuclear transport factor 2 family protein: MTVDVAGLVIKAEHDRIQCLLDVDRGAYDRLHAAEYRLCNPTGTVWTKAAYLDLLTTGRVVYRELRLIGDMDAIVGTDVVVLRYQCVIELVVDGASIPRHEAWHTDVYTNAGGPWRCVWSQATGIIRVQPVAPT, translated from the coding sequence ATGACCGTCGATGTGGCCGGCCTGGTGATCAAGGCTGAGCACGATCGGATCCAATGTCTCCTCGACGTGGATCGCGGCGCCTACGACCGCTTGCACGCCGCGGAGTATCGGTTGTGCAATCCGACCGGCACCGTGTGGACGAAGGCCGCATACCTCGATCTCCTCACCACCGGACGGGTCGTCTATCGGGAGCTGAGGCTGATCGGCGACATGGACGCCATCGTCGGCACCGACGTCGTCGTCCTCCGCTACCAGTGCGTTATCGAACTCGTCGTCGACGGCGCGAGCATCCCGCGGCACGAGGCCTGGCACACCGACGTCTACACCAACGCCGGCGGCCCGTGGCGTTGTGTCTGGTCGCAGGCCACCGGCATCATTCGCGTGCAGCCGGTGGCACCGACCTAG
- a CDS encoding FAD/NAD(P)-binding protein produces the protein MVGAGLAGTATAIRLLRFATEPVEIVLLERQKEHRHAGVAYHAAGNPWNHIFNIQAGRMSAFREDVDDFLNWANGEADRSAWPPEWREVTFFESDPAPRRIYADYLGRRLAEAAAEAADGVVLREADGEMVELTPATDSISAVIENLSWSGGPGLESTTIDADHIILATGPELRHPRYAQAVLDHPSYIRLPYTGEAVERIRTLPPHAVVAIIGTLLSAYDFAALLLRQGHAGAIYMISPSSSTPRTYPADHRHRVLAVPPPIIDVEQGRAALAGQLEAEWIRACLFVAEQHPEVHPAVISERVAKAWEAYLPDIFQNISAEDLQFLLEKYGSRLATLRVSAMSYTTAVVDAAHRASGQVQVVAGRVTDVRPLEQDRLLLTLSGDGPHRTLAADLVISNFGREFDYAEVASRLWQCLLGRGLAVPHRKTRRGVEVDRFGALLMADGRRSEAISAVGAPREGDEILRHGRLGAFSFNLATIKNHSVSVAADVLRKLESRYTSLPDSTTTPPLESAWAELVSLEVQRLAARRRRTRTEFQEQLDTKLREATGQSDISTWLAAINRAAVDCLTELSVTPRELRAQLMLDLRSATSDRTLQ, from the coding sequence GTGGTCGGTGCAGGTCTGGCCGGCACCGCAACAGCCATCCGACTGCTGCGCTTCGCCACCGAGCCTGTGGAAATTGTCCTGCTGGAACGCCAGAAGGAACACAGACACGCGGGAGTCGCGTATCACGCGGCGGGAAATCCGTGGAACCACATCTTCAACATCCAAGCGGGCAGGATGTCTGCTTTCCGGGAGGATGTCGACGACTTCTTGAATTGGGCCAACGGAGAAGCCGATCGATCGGCGTGGCCGCCGGAATGGCGGGAAGTCACCTTCTTCGAATCGGATCCGGCACCGCGCCGGATTTACGCGGATTACCTCGGTCGACGACTGGCCGAAGCCGCCGCGGAAGCCGCTGACGGCGTCGTCCTGCGCGAGGCAGACGGTGAAATGGTCGAGCTGACGCCGGCTACGGACAGCATTTCCGCCGTGATCGAAAATCTGTCCTGGTCGGGAGGCCCCGGTCTCGAATCGACGACCATAGACGCAGACCACATAATCCTCGCGACGGGGCCCGAACTGCGCCACCCGCGCTACGCACAGGCCGTGCTCGATCACCCGTCCTACATTCGGCTGCCCTACACCGGCGAGGCAGTGGAGCGAATCAGGACATTACCGCCGCATGCTGTCGTCGCGATCATCGGAACACTGCTCAGCGCTTACGATTTCGCTGCGCTGCTGCTACGACAAGGGCACGCCGGTGCGATATACATGATCTCGCCGTCGAGCTCGACGCCGAGAACCTACCCGGCCGACCACCGGCATCGCGTACTGGCCGTCCCGCCACCCATCATCGACGTCGAGCAGGGACGTGCGGCTCTCGCCGGCCAACTCGAAGCCGAGTGGATCAGGGCATGTCTTTTCGTTGCCGAGCAGCATCCCGAAGTGCACCCAGCCGTGATTTCGGAGCGAGTCGCGAAAGCCTGGGAAGCGTATCTGCCCGACATATTCCAGAACATCTCCGCTGAAGACTTGCAGTTCCTCTTGGAAAAGTACGGCAGCCGTCTCGCCACGCTGCGGGTCAGTGCGATGTCGTACACCACCGCCGTCGTGGATGCCGCGCACCGCGCGAGCGGCCAGGTCCAGGTGGTCGCCGGTCGCGTCACCGATGTGCGGCCGCTCGAGCAAGACCGATTGTTGCTGACGCTCTCCGGCGACGGGCCGCACCGAACCTTGGCGGCAGACCTGGTCATCTCCAATTTCGGCCGGGAGTTCGACTATGCCGAGGTGGCCTCTCGGCTGTGGCAATGCCTCCTCGGGCGCGGGCTGGCCGTTCCGCACCGGAAGACTCGACGAGGCGTGGAGGTAGACAGGTTCGGCGCCTTGCTCATGGCTGATGGCCGTAGGTCCGAAGCGATCTCCGCAGTGGGCGCGCCCCGGGAAGGCGACGAAATTCTTCGGCACGGACGGCTCGGCGCCTTCAGTTTCAATCTGGCCACCATCAAGAACCATTCCGTTTCGGTGGCCGCGGATGTGCTGCGCAAACTCGAATCGAGATACACGAGCCTGCCCGACTCCACCACGACTCCACCGCTGGAAAGCGCATGGGCCGAACTGGTTTCGCTGGAGGTCCAGCGCTTGGCGGCGCGCCGGCGGCGGACTCGCACCGAGTTTCAGGAACAGTTGGATACGAAGCTCCGCGAGGCCACCGGACAATCCGATATCAGCACCTGGCTGGCCGCGATAAATCGAGCCGCCGTCGACTGCTTGACCGAACTCTCCGTGACGCCGCGGGAACTGCGCGCCCAGCTCATGCTCGACCTCCGATCGGCAACGTCTGACCGGACACTCCAGTAG
- a CDS encoding UbiA family prenyltransferase: MFVPALTIGVAASAKDGLSFRLAAIKLALVSIFALAYLLLHCLVSQVDSLDEDRINKPWRPLPAGRISLKSAVKARNLAIISFPLIGYLLDVFVQALIWELTVILACYTHWTNNVFGKCSYSLIGALVLTGYWQIVAPMTVEVRDDFILMGIATFFSISVQDFRDKTGDLIAGRRTLPILLGDGPSRLLGVTALASLPFVNYMITNPTMHNALSWAAFSLPTACAAVSALFLSVPRNKRTDHLAYRFLECWFALSFLGMAF; encoded by the coding sequence GTGTTTGTACCGGCACTAACCATAGGAGTAGCCGCATCTGCTAAAGATGGACTTTCATTCAGGCTAGCCGCAATCAAATTAGCCCTCGTAAGCATATTCGCCTTAGCATATCTGCTGCTACACTGCCTCGTCAGCCAGGTCGACAGCCTTGATGAAGATCGCATCAATAAGCCCTGGCGCCCCCTGCCAGCCGGTCGGATCAGCCTGAAATCCGCAGTAAAAGCGCGCAATCTCGCCATAATTTCTTTTCCACTTATTGGATATCTTCTAGACGTGTTCGTCCAGGCTCTGATTTGGGAACTGACGGTTATACTAGCTTGCTACACCCACTGGACCAACAACGTCTTCGGTAAATGCTCATATAGCCTTATAGGCGCACTCGTACTCACAGGCTATTGGCAGATAGTTGCACCCATGACAGTGGAGGTTCGTGACGATTTTATTCTCATGGGAATCGCCACATTCTTCAGTATTAGCGTTCAAGACTTCCGAGACAAGACAGGGGACCTAATCGCAGGCAGGAGAACGCTGCCAATACTATTGGGAGACGGACCATCCAGGCTACTGGGCGTGACAGCACTCGCATCTCTTCCCTTCGTCAACTATATGATAACGAACCCCACGATGCACAATGCTCTGTCCTGGGCAGCATTTTCTCTTCCTACAGCCTGCGCGGCAGTCTCCGCGCTTTTTTTATCAGTCCCACGCAACAAGCGTACAGACCACCTCGCATACCGGTTTCTAGAATGCTGGTTTGCTTTGAGCTTCTTAGGCATGGCTTTCTAA